Proteins encoded within one genomic window of Setaria italica strain Yugu1 chromosome IV, Setaria_italica_v2.0, whole genome shotgun sequence:
- the LOC101762023 gene encoding pentatricopeptide repeat-containing protein At1g62260, mitochondrial yields the protein MRRWPPRIPVPAAVARRRAAAGATSTAADSTDDLIRQHNRSIAALLRRGRFAAARRLFDALPARSVVTWNSLLAALSRRGDVLAARSFFDSMPVLDAFSWNTLLAAYARSPHPDHLAAARRLFDEMPQRDAVTWNTLLGAYARRGLMDEAQSLFNDMPQRNTTSWNTMVTGFFAVGQAKKALDVFEAMPVKDSASLSAMVSGFIRNGWLREADVLLTKHLRATDMDKAVDAYSTLIAAYGQAGRVADARRLFDMIPKEQSQHKGHKRRVFERNVVSWNSMMMCYIRTGDVCSARALFDEMPGKDLVSWNTMIAGYTQASDMEEAEKLFWEVPEPDAVTWNLMMRGFTQKGDVEHARGFFDVMPERSTITWNTMISGYEQNKDYDGTIKLFQRMLEAGERPNHHTLSSVLAACASLATLRLGAQLHQLIEKSFLPDTAICNALITMYSRCGELTNAKAIFSQMHTQKDLVSWNALIGGYEHHGHAIEALQLFKEMRGAKG from the exons ATGCGGAGATGGCCGCCTCGCATACCGGTCCCGGCTGCCGtcgcacgccgccgcgccgccgccggcgccacatCAACGGCTGCGGACTCCACCGACGACCTTATCCGCCAACACAACCGCTCCATCGCagcgctcctccgccgcggccgcttcGCCGCCGCTCGGCGCCTCTTCGACGCGCTCCCGGCCCGCTCCGTCGTCACCTGGAACTCGctcctcgcggcgctctctCGCCGCGGCGACGTACTCGCGGCGCGCTCCTTCTTCGACTCCATGCCAGTGCTGGACGCCTTCTCGTGGAACACGCTCCTCGCCGCGTACGCGCGGTCTCCGCACCCGGACCACCtcgcggccgcgcgccgcctgttcgatgaaatgcccCAGCGCGACGCCGTCACGTGGAACACACTTCTCGGCGCCTACGCGCGCCGCGGGCTCATGGACGAAGCCCAGAGTCTGTTCAACGATATGCCGCAGAGGAACACGACTTCTTGGAACACAATGGTCACTGGGTTCTTTGCTGTTGGCCAAGCGAAGAAGGCACTGGACGTGTTTGAGGCAATGCCTGTCAAGGACTCTGCGTCGCTGTCTGCTATGGTCTCTGGCTTTATCAGGAATGGCTGGTTGCGTGAGGCTGATGTGCTTTTGACAAAGCACCTGAGGGCAACGGACATGGACAAGGCTGTTGATGCTTACAGCACCCTGATTGCTGCTTATGGACAAGCCGGGAGGGTTGCCGATGCAAGAAGGTTGTTTGATATGATTCCAAAAGAACAGAGCCAGCACAAGGGGCATAAGAGGAGGGTGTTTGAGAGGAATGTTGTTTCATGGAACTCGATGATGATGTGCTATATCAGAACTGGAGATGTTTGCTCAGCCAGGGCATTGTTTGATGAGATGCCAGGTAAGGACTTGGTGTCATGGAACACAATGATTGCAGGGTACACTCAAGCCTCGGACATGGAGGAGGCAGAGAAGCTGTTTTGGGAAGTGCCAGAGCCTGATGCAGTGACCTGGAATTTGATGATGCGGGGGTTTACACAAAAGGGGGATGTGGAACATGCTCGGGGATTCTTCGATGTGATGCCAGAGCGTAGCACAATCACGTGGAATACAATGATATCAGGTTATGAGCAAAACAAGGATTATGATGGTACAATCAAGCTATTTCAAAGGATGCTAGAAGCTGGTGAGAGGCCTAACCATCACACTTTGTCTTCAGTTCTAGCAGCATGTGCATCACTTGCTACGTTGCGCCTTGGGGCTCAGCTCCACCAACTCATTGAGAAGTCATTTCTGCCAGATACCGCAATCTGCAATGCACTTATAACAATGTACTCCAGATGTGGTGAACTAACCAATGCGAAAGCCATCTTCAGCCAGATGCATACACAAAAAGATTTAGTTTCTTGGAATGCGCTGATAGGAGGTTATGAGCATCATGGTCATGCTATAGAAGCCTTGCAGCTGTTCAAGGAGATGAGGGGTGCCAAG GGTTGA
- the LOC101768135 gene encoding protein RKD2 translates to MEANHEESSLWPFWTSAWPDSYLLEEDALLSSLSFPSLHFQPSCSTITPSNILQDELDAIFNDDVLKHWDEMEQADSKAEDGHTTKGLPLLCYGEEKEVSSNSGTMVVGADQQRVRPEAETVLTFELVSQYFYMPIMQAARELNVGLTLLKKRCRELGIPRWPHRKMKSLQSLINNVQVLQEAGKATGEEQLRAMVEMLQQEKQLLEQRPYVQLDEKTKRLRQACFKANYKKRRLLALEAGEAPRSHNY, encoded by the exons ATGGAGGCCAACCATGAAGAGAG CAGCTTGTGGCCATTCTGGACAAGTGCTTGGCCTGATAGCTACCTGCTCGAAGAGGACGCGCTCCTCTCCAGCCTCTCCTTCCCGAGCTTGCACTTCCAACCATCCTGCTCCACCATTACCCCGAGCAACATTCTGCAAG ATGAGCTCGACGCCATCTTTAACGACGACGTGCTAAAGCATTGGGACGAGATGGAGCAAGCTGACAGCAAGGCAGAGGACGGCCACACCACCAAGGGGTTGCCGCTGCTCTGCTACGGCGAAGAGAAGGAAGTCTCCTCCAACTCCGGCACCATGGTCGTCGGAGCAGACCAGCAGCGCGTGAGGCCAGAGGCGGAGACGGTCCTGACGTTCGAGCTCGTGTCGCAGTACTTCTACATGCCGATCAtgcaggcggcgcgggagctcaACGTCGGTCTGACCCTCCTCAAGAAGCGGTGCCGGGAGCTCGGCATCCCGAGGTGGCCGCACCGCAAGATGAAGAGCCTGCAGTCCCTCATCAACAATGTCCAG GTCCTGCAGGAGGCGGGCAAGGCGACAGGGGAGGAGCAGCTGCGGGCGATGGTGGAGATGCTGCAGCAGGAGAAGCAGCTCCTGGAGCAGAGGCCGTATGTTCAGCTGGACGAGAAGACGAAGAGGCTCCGGCAGGCCTGCTTCAAGGCCAACTACAAGAAGAGGCGGCTCTTGGCTCTTGAAGCTGGAGAGGCACCAAGATCCCACAATTACTGA
- the LOC101762443 gene encoding ATP-dependent zinc metalloprotease FTSH 6, chloroplastic — protein MSRTAMSLTMTSRLPICRAQDVSKQASPQQQKRAPPSAKATPPSTPDATGGLNRRRLLQSAGLGLGLGLAAGDPARARAETAAAAPPPALAPEDPTSNRMSYSRFLDYLDAGAVRKVDFFENGTVAVVELDDPALASRTHRVRVQLPGLPPELLRKLRDRGVDFAAHPVEPNPGLVLLDFLLNFGFPLLFVATLIWRSVTINNPGAGGGPNLPFGLGKSKAKFQMEPNTGITFDDVAGVDEAKQDFQEIVQFLKSPEKFAALGARIPKGVLLVGPPGTGKTLLAKAIAGEAGVPFFSLSGSEFIEMFVGVGASRVRDLFNKAKENAPCLVFIDEVDAVGRQRGTGIGGGNDEREQTLNQLLTEMDGFAGDSGVIVIAATNRPEILDAALLRPGRFDRQVSVGLPDVRGREEILRVHSSNKKLDPDVSLSVVAMRTPGFSGADLANLMNEAAILAGRRGKDRITVKEIDDSIDRIVAGLEGTSMTDGKSKMLVAYHEIGHAVCATLTPGHDEVQKVTLIPRGQARGLTWFLPGEDPTLVPKQQIFARIVGGLGGRAAEEVIFGEPEVTTGAAGDLQQVTQVARQMVTTFGMSEIGPWALVEPAAQSGDVVMRMLARNSMSEKLAADIDAAVKRIVDQAYEVAKEHVRRNRAAIDQLVDVLMEKETLSGDEFRAILSEHVDIGKEQRETAARTELVTA, from the exons ATGTCGCGAACGGCCATGTCGCTGACGATGACGAGCCGCCTGCCCATCTGCCGGGCGCAGGACGTGTCCAAGCAAGCGTCCCCACAGCAACAGAAGCGCGCGCCTCCCTCGGCCAAGGCCACGCCTCCTTCCACTCCGGACGCCACAGGGGGGCTCAACAGGAGACGGCTGCTCCAGTCCGCGGGGCTGGGCCTCGggctcggcctcgccgcgggAGACCCAGCGCGGGCGCGTGccgagacggcggcggcagcgccgccccccgcgctGGCGCCCGAGGACCCGACGTCGAACCGGATGTCCTACTCGCGGTTCCTCGACTACCTCGACGCCGGCGCGGTGCGGAAGGTGGACTTCTTCGAGAACGGCACGGTGGCCGTCGTGGAGCTGGACGACCCGGCGCTGGCGTCCAGGACGCACCGCGTGCGGGTGCAGCTCCCGGGCCTGCCCCCCGAGCTTCTCCGGAAGCTCCGGGACAGGGGCGTCGACTTCGCCGCGCACCCCGTGGAGCCCAACCCGGGGCTCGTGCTCCTCGACTTCCTCCTCAACTTCGGGTTCCCGCTCCTCTTCGTCGCCACGCTGATCTGGAGGTCGGTCACCATAAACaaccccggcgccggcggggggcCCAATCTGCCGTTCGGGCTTGGGAAGTCCAAGGCCAAGTTCCAGATGGAGCCCAACACGGGGATCACGTTCGACGACGTCGCCGGTGTGGACGAGGCCAAGCAGGACTTCCAGGAGATCGTGCAGTTCCTCAAGTCGCCGGAGAAGTTCGCGGCGCTCGGGGCGAGGATACCCAAGGGCGTGCTGCTGGTGGGCCCGCCGGGGACGGGGAAGACGCTGCTGGCGAAGGCCATCGCGGGGGAGGCCGGCGTGCCCTTCTTCTCGCTGTCCGGCTCCGAGTTCATCGAGATGTTCGTCGGCGTGGGCGCGTCGCGGGTGCGGGACCTCTTCAACAAGGCCAAGGAGAACGCGCCGTGCCTCGTCTTCATCGACGAGGTCGACGCCGTCGGCCGCCAGCGCGGGACGGGCATCGGCGGCGGGAACGATGAGAGGGAGCAGACGCTGAACCAGCTGCTGACGGAGATGGACGGGTTCGCCGGCGACAGCGGCGTCATCGTGATCGCCGCCACCAACCGGCCGGAGATCCTCGATGCCGCGctgctccgccccggccgcttCGACCGCCAGGTCAGCGTCGGGCTCCCCGACGTGCGCGGCCGGGAGGAGATCCTCAGGGTGCACAGCTCCAACAAGAAGCTGGACCCGGACGTGTCGCTCAGCGTGGTGGCCATGCGCACCCCCGGGTTCAGCGGCGCCGACCTCGCCAACCTCATGAACGAGGCCGCcatcctcgccggccgccgcggcaagGACCGCATCACCGTCAAGGAGATCGACGACTCCATCGACCGCATCGTCGCGGGCCTCGAGGGCACCAGCATGACCGACGGCAAGAGCAAGATGCTCGTCGCCTACCACGAGATCGGCCACGCCGTTTGCGC GACGCTGACGCCGGGGCACGACGAGGTGCAGAAGGTGACGCTGATCCCGCGGGGGCAGGCGCGCGGGCTGACATGGTTCCTGCCGGGTGAGGACCCGACGCTGGTGCCCAAGCAGCAGATCTTCGCGCGCATCGTGGGCGGGCTCGGGGggcgcgccgccgaggaggtgATCTTCGGGGAGCCCGAGGTGAcgacgggcgcggcgggggACCTGCAGCAGGTGACGCAGGTGGCGCGGCAGATGGTGACCACGTTCGGGATGTCGGAGATCGGGCCGTGGGCGCTCGTCGAGCCAGCCGCGCAGAGCGGCGACGTCGTGATGCGGATGCTGGCCCGGAACTCCATGTCCGAGAAGCTCGCCGCCGACATCGATGCCGCCGTGAAGCGCATCGTCGACCAGGCGTACGAGGTCGCCAAGGAGCACGTCAGGAGGAACCGCGCGGCGATCGACCAGCTGGTGGACGTGCTCATGGAGAAGGAGACGCTCTCCGGCGACGAGTTCAGGGCCATCTTGTCCGAGCACGTGGACATCGGCAAGGAGCAGAGGGAGACGGCGGCCAGGACAGAGCTGGTCACCGCTTGA